A part of Cydia strobilella chromosome 15, ilCydStro3.1, whole genome shotgun sequence genomic DNA contains:
- the LOC134747946 gene encoding uncharacterized protein LOC134747946 isoform X2, whose protein sequence is MATETENLKKLRVIRSQCKGTITRIDNFVKDPVCLAAASADILEARKEKLISTLKDYEKVQMDILSIDEGDGEQGHNTLLHQERNVNVEKPRINNDDSQQPLSSDAGLHKN, encoded by the exons atggctACCGAAAcggaaaacctaaaaaaattacGCGTTATACGCTCGCAGTGTAAAGGAACGATTACGAGAATCGACAATTTTGTCAAGGATCCCGTATGTTTGGCAGCCGCCAGCGCCGATATATTAGAGGCGCGAAAAGAGAAGCTCATTTCCACCTTAAAAGATTACGAAAAGGTGCAAATGGACATACTAAGCATTGATGAAGGCGATGGTGAACAG GGCCACAACACATTGCTGCATCAGGAGCGCAATGTGAATGTGGAGAAGCCCAGAATAAATAATGATGACAGTCAGCAGCCACTATCATCTGATGCTG
- the LOC134747946 gene encoding uncharacterized protein LOC134747946 isoform X1, protein MATETENLKKLRVIRSQCKGTITRIDNFVKDPVCLAAASADILEARKEKLISTLKDYEKVQMDILSIDEGDGEQVGEIEDKYYSILAKINSSLKMLNTKVTSDCHNASTCKLPTIEIPFYDGKDFTKFKPFFDLFTAVIDQNNSLSDVQKLFYLRKYLQEDALAVILNLPLVNESYKQAIQLLKKRFDNKARLVANHIGILLDISNIQKGTAASIRTFVSQINQQMHALKNLDEPVDKWDMLLISILTRKLDQFTHRAYQLDRDSDTMPTMAGFIEYLEKRAIALEDSHPNKHSTYYDGANKHVYNKSTCYEGTHKSIPKVTNVVSKSLPPCRYCDNKDHQIYNCPIFKMLPIAQRQSYVTEKHMCNVCLNNHDGKCKFTFKCKMCKQGHNTLLHQERNVNVEKPRINNDDSQQPLSSDAGLHKN, encoded by the coding sequence atggctACCGAAAcggaaaacctaaaaaaattacGCGTTATACGCTCGCAGTGTAAAGGAACGATTACGAGAATCGACAATTTTGTCAAGGATCCCGTATGTTTGGCAGCCGCCAGCGCCGATATATTAGAGGCGCGAAAAGAGAAGCTCATTTCCACCTTAAAAGATTACGAAAAGGTGCAAATGGACATACTAAGCATTGATGAAGGCGATGGTGAACAGGTGGGAGAAATTGAAGACAAATACTATTCTATATTAGCAAAAATTAACAGCTCTCTTAAAATGTTAAACACAAAAGTGACTTCGGATTGCCACAACGCATCCACATGTAAGTTGCCCACAATAGAAATTCCCTTTTACGATGGAAAGGATTTCACTAAGTTTAAACCCTTTTTCGACTTATTTACTGCTGTTATCGATCAAAATAACTCGCTGTCTGATGTGCAAAAGCTTTTTTATTTGAGAAAGTACCTACAAGAGGATGCGTTGGCGGTTATTCTGAACTTGCCATTGGTGAACGAGTCATATAAACAAgcaatacaattattaaaaaagagATTTGACAACAAGGCTAGATTAGTAGCAAACCATATAGGTATATTGTTAGATATTTCGAATATACAAAAGGGCACAGCAGCTTCCATACGAACATTTGTTTCACAAATAAATCAACAGATGCATGCATTAAAAAATTTAGATGAACCCGTCGATAAATGGGACATGCTTTTAATATCAATTTTGACTAGAAAGTTAGATCAATTCACACACCGGGCATATCAATTAGACCGGGACTCTGACACCATGCCTACTATGGCTGGTTTCATTGAATATTTAGAAAAGCGTGCTATAGCGCTCGAAGATAGTCATCCAAATAAACATAGTACCTACTATGATGGTGCTAACAAACatgtttataataaaagtaCTTGCTATGAAGGTACTCACAAATCAATACCTAAGGTGACAAATGTGGTATCGAAGTCGTTGCCGCCCTGTAGGTACTGTGATAACAAAGACCATCAGATTTATAACTGTcccatatttaaaatgttacctATTGCTCAGAGGCAATCTTATGTAACTGAAAAACACATGTGTAATGTATGCCTCAATAACCATGATGGTAAAtgtaaatttacttttaaatgtaaaatgtgtaaACAGGGCCACAACACATTGCTGCATCAGGAGCGCAATGTGAATGTGGAGAAGCCCAGAATAAATAATGATGACAGTCAGCAGCCACTATCATCTGATGCTG